GATTGCAAAGCAAAGCATTTTAATGTCCTCTgtctttaacacacacacacacacacacatatatatatatatatatatatatatatatataattttaattatatggtGTCTGACctactaaatatatttacagttgaactgtttttttttttttttggttttttttttttggtttaagaAATGTTGTCACATGTTTTAACTGTGTAATTTTATACAATGTattaattaaagaaatatttcacccacaaaattaaaattcacacaccctcaggccatccaagatgtaaatgtgtttgtcttcatttggaacagatttggagaaatggaTCCTTTGCGGTAAATAAATTCTGTCACaaaaagagtccaaacagttgataaaatTATTACTAATTACATTCTAAATCCCATATCAATCTCGACCAGTTGAACGATACAATGATAAACATGAATCTGcttttttaattctttcaaataaataatatttaatttcataaattattcTTGAACTTTATAAGTATCCAAAGGgagtttacattaaaaacatacatacatttacattagatGCTAAATTCGGATGTTAAATACACTATTGTTTTACATAGAATTGTTCTATAGTCTATACagtatttaatgtaattatttcagaagtaactgtaattaaaatacAGGGAGGAAAAAAATCATAGTAATCCCTCACTTTACTTTTTCAAGAGAAAatcggtatatatatatatatatatatataatcagttAATTAGTAATACATTACACCCAACAACATAGGTAATGAACAAATCCaacatgatgttttttttttttttacttcaaatcaTTGCTTCcatctaaaatataatattccaTATATTGCATATAACAAGTCATGTTGTCTGAATCAAGAAAGAAAACGGACGTATCAAGCACCTTTTGTAAGCAAAAgcaaaatgccttaatgatgaatttgttctaCAAACACAGTTTTCAGCTCATGTTAATAGAtgtactggagtggtgtggattattgtgatgtttttatcagctgtttggactctcatcctgacggcacccattcactgcagaggatccattggtgaacaagtgatataatgctaaatttctatGTTGTGTTTGTATGATTCTTAAACttaattttagaaaataatcttTCAGGGCATGCACTTCTCCAAAGTGATTTAACATACAGTAAACCACAAAGCTTTACCAcccctcattttaaagatcagcactaaatgtttacattataaataaatcatgctGTCTGCAGACAATATCCTTACTTTAACTGGCTAGAAATCAGAAGCACTTATTTCACAGTGTCTCTGTATTTCAGTGTGACCTTTCTCAGACTGCGGGGTACGCCAGAATCTGATTAAAATATACACTTGCTAACAATAGCCTTTTTCCACTTCCCCCACGGGCAAAGACTCAAACTACAAATTCCAAGACTAAGCAACGGACATGGACTAAGAAGAGGATTAGGACAAGAAAAGTTAAATCGTTTCGTTAATATGGGTCATTGTAGTAGTTTTCCTTGTTACATAAGTAGTATGTTGTGTATCGTGCCACTGAATCTACTTCTTCCAATATAAAAGTACAGAGATTACGCGTATAAAAGGCAagtgttattattgtttatatttactgTTAGtgatttgttcttatttttctaAAGAACATGACCTACGATTTTAGAAAATGTCCTGCCaaatgtctgaaaaaaaaaaaaatacaatagacTTACAGTGAAGGAGGAACCCAAGTCATATCTAAAGACCGTAATATCATAGAGATCTGGGGGTGGGCTCTTTTGACCTAAGCatccacctagcaaccaccaacaacaccccagcaaccactTAGCAATACCCTTGCAACCAGCCCAGAACACTCTAGAAACCCTCCAGCAATACTCGACTAGCAAGCCTCCTAGACCGCCATAgcaatacactcttaaaaataaacgtgcttcacaatgccatagaagaacctttttgtctaaatggttctaTAAAGCACCTTTAACATCTGaggaacctttctgtttcacaaaaggttctttgtgacaaaagaaggttcttcagattataaaaaggtaagaaacaGATGGTTccttaaagaacctttgactgaatggttctttgtggaaccaaaaatggttcttctttggcatcgcttgaagaaacctttatttttaagagtgtacccTGGAAATAATTTCCTTCGGAGTATGATAAAATCTAGTTCTACAAGTACTAGTTGCACATAATTATATGTAAGAATTCCTTTTTTCAAGATTAGACGTGTTGCAACTATATGACAACTGCTTAATGTGATGTAAAATCTAGAATCACCCATTGAACTCTTCCAGAATCATCCAGTTTTGTAATGAGGAGGTTGTGCAATCCGACACATATGGATCACCAAAGAACAAAGAAATATATTTGGGAAGTACTGTAAGTCATTACTTCCTCCTTTAGGGTTTCTTGGTTTGGCGGTGACTATCCAAACCATCTGTTTGAGTTTAGTTAAAGATGGCACTCTAGGCAAAAGGCCCAATTCTAAACTATTTTTCAAGGGACAGTAAACTTTGACATATTTCTTGGGTTTGTTATAATTCTGAGACTTAGTAATTGTCATAGTTGTTATTCATGGTATCTCACATTTCCATGAAAACACGTGGATCACATTACAGTAAGTGCTtctttttaagtgtttttctcTCCTCTGATTGTTAAATACAAGAACGGCTCTGTGTCAGTCTTTCTTACTCACATGATGGTGTGTTTCACTTCCCATGAATGCAACTTCAGTCTCTCTTCTGTCATGCAGGTCAAGAGCGAGGGTCCAAAGCTTGTTCCGTTCTTCAAAGCCACTTGCGTCTACTTTGTTCTGTGGCTGCCCACCTCGAGCCCCTCCTGGTTCAGTGCCCTCATCAAATGCCTGCCCATCTTCTGTCTTTGGGTTTTTTTGCTCGCCCATGGCATCAGCTTTTTAGGTGCCCACTCCAGTGCCAGGAAAATCCTGGCAGGACTTATTTTTTCAGCTTTGGGTGACGCATTTCTCATCTGGCAAGAACAAGGCTACTTTAGTCATGGTGAGTTAATTCATTTGTGTTGCTctgatttgattaaaaaaggATTAAGAGTTATTTGCTATGTGGGGTGATGGGAAAGGAAAGATATGTCATCCGTAGAAAACAAATAATTCTGTTTATCAGAAGCTTTGCATCAATATAATATTGCATTTAACTTTTATTGCCGTTCCAAATGGAGGTTTAATGAGTTTATGCGAATGATCTGAAAGCAGAAGTCTGTTGGTTTTTGCAAGTCACCACTCTCAAGCGAGACACTTTATGTTCTAACCCTGAACTATCATGCCTGATTCAGCAGCTCTTGCATGGAGAAAGTAGCGTAGAGGTTGAATGAGGTTTTTTAGGTCAGGGTTGAGGGTTGGAACAAACCATCCCGCCCCGAAGATACCCTTGAGGACCACATAGTTACTCAAGCAAAGTTTTCCTTTGGAACAAACAAGAGTGTTATGAGACCAAGAATAACATGTTTCCTGCTAAGTAATATAAAGACAATGTATACTATATGTCAGTTGTTCTTAATTGCAGTCCTCGCTCTGCATGTCTCtcttatttaacacacctgattcagataaccaACTGTGTTCCCATTGACAGggtccctacacagtgttcattgctccctacTCCTGGAGCATGGgaaatccgttgaagtttacttcacttTGGAACATTAATTTATGGATTTGCGCTATGCCACGGCCCACGtcgtcttcacacacagacgaaacttactagagaagtgtgacataatatacctctgtaaataaatacaagttaAATTCACatctcgcacactttaatgccctttgaatggaacatatacgctcccttcgaactggaatcatggcggaatattctgtgatgtccacttcgcagggcacttatggCTGAACAGAACAAACGTCTGATGATGATAAGTgatacatacaaaatgtgcaaagCAGTGGTACatgaggactggaattgagaacgaCTGCTATATGTTATATGCTTTCATTGAGGGGTGTCCATTCCTGCTTCTGGAGACCTTGCTGCAGAGTTCAGCTTTAGCCCTAAGTAATCACATCTGAACCAACTTTTCAGGGTCTTTAGGATTACTCGAAAGTTCTAGCCAGGTGTGTTGCAGCTAAACACTGAAGGaaagtggccctccaggagccgGATTGGACTCCCCTGCTTTCACTATAACATATTCTGAATTCAATTGTATTTGCCTTATTAGGACTGCTAATGTTCGCCATCACCCACATTCTCTACTCTTCGGCCTTTGGGATGAAGCCCCTCAACTTGAGAGCAGGTCTGGTCATCGCTGTCATCTCAGGCATCAGCTACACCCTTCTGTACCCCTACCTCTCTGGTCCCTTCACCTACCTAGTGGCTGTTTACATCGCTCTCATCGGCTTCATGGGCTGGAGGGCCATCGCTGGAGTCCAGCTCGCCAATGACCTCTGGACCTGGACGAAACTGTCGGCCTGCCTCGGAGCCGTCCTCTTCATGGTGTCCGACCTCACCATTGCCGTCAACAAGTTCTGCTTCCCAGTTCCCCACTCCCGAGCCATCATAATGGCCACCTACTATGCTGCCCAGATGTTGATCGCACTGTCGGCTGTGGAATGTCAAGACGTCGATGCGGCTCGGAAAAGAGCCTGAGGAACCACACATTAACCAACCTTCCCCTAATGACTCAACCTCATTAGCAGCTACACAGGTTCCACTTTCTGCAACCCCTGGTGCATCCACAGTTCCCTCGTCTGACCACGACCAGGATACATTGGTTATAGTTGAGGAATTGCCTGTTTAGGATCATGTGAGACCAAACCAATGGGAGTATTCCATGCTGGATTCATTTACAAGGTTAGATAGTCTTGGAGTCTTAATCAGGTTGACTCTTGACTTAGTCAGGTCTCTTTCCATACTTACAATACTGCATTTGCTTTCTGTAGTAGTGCCACCATCTTTCTGGTATTGAGAAAGGAAAGACGGACGAGTTTTGGCCTTCTGGTTACTAGTTTCAAATATTCTGTTTTTCTCAACTTATAGTACCCCACTTGCTTTCTTATTAAGTGTTGTCTCCATTTCGACTGAGACTATCCCATTGTCTTCTCAATGTCTCCGATATCTTGTCCACTTCAGAAAGTCCCTGATGGCTTATATTGTGAACAAAGAGTGAGTCTTGAGTGACCAGTGTTTGTCTGTAGAATGGACTAGCAAACAATACAAAGTAGTTCAGATTCTTCTTAGGGGGCTGGTTTCCCCGTCTCACTGTAGATTTCCCAAATCTAATCAGAGAGCAGCATGAAAGCCATGTCACATTCTAAAGCACATATGTTAGCATAATGCTGCTGTacttaaattcaatgcacaagTCCTTGTCATAGTATTGTGAGGTATACCTTATCCTGTGTCACTGACACATTGCAaagtcattttgttttataactTAGTTTAGAGTTAGTACCTCCATGCCTGCATACACATGTGCTGGAGAATTTGTCTTGTCAAGCCCAATTGACTGCTACCAGTGCTAGTGTTGTCTCTGGAGTAGATGAAGGCCGTATCCTACACTACGTTCTGAGACATGACCAATACCAATATGAAAACATGAGACTCTCATAAAAATGGATGTTGGTCTCTTTCTTGGAGGGGATTCGGTGACAGTGTCTGTTATCTTTGTCTTAGGTTTCTGCCAAGTCAGCAGCATTGCTCAGTACCTCTACCACAAGGAAACGGCAAATAAGTACAAGTTGAACTATTTATTTTGTCTGTATAGTATcagataatgtttttaaaaagggtGTGATGTCAGACGATACACATGTATCAAGCTTCCAACCACTTTCCTTTTGTCTATTGCCAGTAGGAAGCGTTTTACTCAAGGGAAAGTGGGAAGCCCTGTGGTGGGCGAATAGACATCTGTGTCATCAGCTTTAGATTAGctggtattttatttttaagccagtattttttttaattctcactCTTTTCTCAACTCATTCACAACCAATCCTCCACCTGAAAATATGTGAAAATTTCACAACGTGAATATTTCACAGTACAGTGTTATCCTTTTTATTGTGTgtgatactgtttttttttgtttgttttgtttttttgggtttTTAGCTGAGTCACATACTTGGGTGAATCACAACATATTTTAAGTCATATTTcactacaaaataaaaagtatatattttgcataaagaaaatgtcttTTAGTATCTTAAAGTTtttgtgtattattttatttgtgtgttacttttgtttgtaattgtcaTTATTCTTAGTCCATGTCTGTTGATTTTCAATAATGTGTAGGTGCTAATAGCCTCGCGGTTAGTGCGCCGACGTACAGCGCAATTGTGCTCACGGCGACCAGAGTTCGAATCCTGGCTTGGGTCCTTTGCCGATCCCGCTCCCCTCTCTCTTCACCCAAAGCTTTCCTGTCTACTCTACACTGTCCTGTCCAATTAAAGGCATAGAAAGCccataaataaatcttaaaaaaaaaaaaagattttcaatAATGtgtaattctgtttttttcctcTATGGtacaacaaatacaaaaattaattcatataattaataagAACTTAATTGACATATTAAATGTCAATATCAGTCAATAAAAGTAGTACTAAACTAggcttcattttatttatgcaaaatattcaactataaatattatattcttTGGAGTGAAATATGACTAGGACATTTTCTTGACAGGCTTTGTAAGATTTAACACAAACACCACATGTACTGTATCTATGATCAGTTGATTTGAACtgattgttgtttttatatataaatctcaataaGGGATCATCAGCTGATCCTTCACTGATACTAACTGAGGGAACCATCAGTCATGATGGAAAATATAGCTTGAGCTGATATGTGCTCAGCTGCTGTACCCTCAGGTGGGAGTGGAAATGAGCTTTGAATGCAAACACAGCTGATCACTCAGCAATGGTCCATTTTGAAGTGATACGACGTCTTTAACCTGGTCGTGATGCACGGGACAGCAATATCCAGTGGTGGACTAGCAGTAGACTCGAAAATGGTGCCGTATTCTTGTGTACACTCTTGGGTTTTTTCATTCAAAGACTTGTTTTCATgcacatcaaattaaataaggTGTCTACCCAACCCTGTTGGCCATTGCGTCCAACACATTGTTACGCACATAAATGCTACTGTCGTTATCAACACGCACACACTCAGCTCGACCACTGAGCTCTCGAGAAACAGCGAGGCTAGTTTGACACGTTTGCTTTATGCCAAGTTTCATAGGTTCCCTATTCAGGAGTCACATTGtcagcaaaacatttcagcttAGTCGTAAAACCGTACGTGATTTGCAGGGTCATCAAACAGCATGTCTCTTCAGAGCCATTGTGTGTCTAGCTGCAAATCGGTGATGTGTTTTGAAGGTCTGCGGCGGAACAACAAGTtataattgtttgtttgatggTTTTCATGAAAATAAGAGTTGGAAAGACCCCAGAGTGTTCCCCTGAATCACATTTTAGGGGAAAACAGACTTTTTAGTGATTCCGAGTCACTTCTTATAGTAAATGTTATGTAACCGTTGTTTGATGGCAATATTCCTGCTTAGCATTTCTTTTCTTCCTTGTATACAACCTGCTGTCAATCTCCCAGATGGTTAGAATTCGACCTCGCCTGGTCGGTTCCTTCTCTATTGTGTTAATGCGAACTCCATAGAGGAGAACAGGTGCCTTCTGTTTCCATCACTGAAATGCTGTCTGTTGAGAAGTGTGGAGACAGTCACTGGCACGGGGAAGATTTCCTTTCCATCTGGCTTTGCTTTAGTCCGCCACCTTATTCAAATGGCAATGAGCGCGATCGTTTTACCCCCTCTGTCAGCGCTTGTGCGTTTGATGCTTTTGTGTCGAGTTGAGGGGATGAAACAGAATGCTGGGAGTTCAGTGGGTTCAGTATTGATGACAGTGTTTAGGTATAGCGATCCTGTTGTTGAAGATAATGAGGAATAAACCACTTGGTTCAAAGCACACCATTGAGTGACGTAAATATctgcacttttttcattttatctctTTGTTACCTTCCTGAAAT
This genomic stretch from Onychostoma macrolepis isolate SWU-2019 chromosome 25, ASM1243209v1, whole genome shotgun sequence harbors:
- the tmem86a gene encoding lysoplasmalogenase-like protein TMEM86A isoform X2; translation: MVSPVTVVKSEGPKLVPFFKATCVYFVLWLPTSSPSWFSALIKCLPIFCLWVFLLAHGISFLGAHSSARKILAGLIFSALGDAFLIWQEQGYFSHGLLMFAITHILYSSAFGMKPLNLRAGLVIAVISGISYTLLYPYLSGPFTYLVAVYIALIGFMGWRAIAGVQLANDLWTWTKLSACLGAVLFMVSDLTIAVNKFCFPVPHSRAIIMATYYAAQMLIALSAVECQDVDAARKRA
- the tmem86a gene encoding lysoplasmalogenase-like protein TMEM86A isoform X1 — protein: MMVCFTSHECNFSLSSVMQVKSEGPKLVPFFKATCVYFVLWLPTSSPSWFSALIKCLPIFCLWVFLLAHGISFLGAHSSARKILAGLIFSALGDAFLIWQEQGYFSHGLLMFAITHILYSSAFGMKPLNLRAGLVIAVISGISYTLLYPYLSGPFTYLVAVYIALIGFMGWRAIAGVQLANDLWTWTKLSACLGAVLFMVSDLTIAVNKFCFPVPHSRAIIMATYYAAQMLIALSAVECQDVDAARKRA